The DNA segment TTGACTTGAATATTCCCACCACGTCCGGTAGCATTTGTGTCGGTGAAGGCGAATAAACCGCTAGAAGTTGTACTAGGGATGTCTCTTGATAGTGTTATTGCATTAGGGTTAGCGCTACTCAGCGTGACGAATTCAGAAGCATTTATAAAAATATTGCCTGCATTGCCAACACCATTTGTACTCGTACTAATACTTCCACCATCAGTAATGTTTAAACTTCTAGCATTGATTTGAGTATTTCCTGCATCTCCTAATCCTATAGTGTCGTTGTAGACAACACTATTTGCTAAAGAAACTGTATTTGCTGTAATATTTATGTTGCCGGCGCGTCCTGCTTCGTCAGTAGTATTAGAAGATATACTTGCGCCATCAGTTAGAGAAAGTGTATTGGTTTGGATATTAACTTCACCGCCACGACTAGCAAAAACAGAGGCTGCGGTTCCAATAAAACTTTCATTTCCTGCTAAGGAAACGGAGTTATTAACATTTATGTATACGTTACCTGCTGCGCTTCCTGGTGTAGTAGCTTGAGCATTTAGACTACCACCATTTTCCAGCAGGAGAGAATCTGCATTAATTTGAATGTCTCCTCCATCTCCTTGCGCAGAACCCAGCAGTGATGTATAAATACCTGCATTATTTGCGATCGCTACATCCTTTGCTTCAATTAATACTGTTCCAGCATTACCGTTCGCACGTGAATTAACTGTGGAATTAATATTAGAAAATTCGTCTAATAAAAGCGATCCTGCCTTTATTTGAATGTCACCAGCGTTACCTACTGTACCTGGTTGTACTTCGTTAGTAAGTGTAGCCCTTATAATTTCTATACCTTCTGTAGCATTTAAACTAATATTTCCTAGTTGAGTATTAGTTCCTTCAAAGTCTGCTCTAACACCTGCTTGAATATAACTTTGAGCAATATTTATGTTTTTAGCATTGATAGCAATGCTACCGCTACCATCTCCAGCCACACTAGCAATTATACCCTGACTAATTGATACATCACCTCTCTCTATATTTGTCGGAAAACTCAAGCTCAAATTCTTACCATTAATATTATTCAATCTTACTGCTCCTACACCTAAAACTCCTCCTAATTCAAGTCGCCCGCTAGGTGCAACTAAATGTTCTATATTCAAATCCCCAACTACATTAATATTGCCACCTAATAACAGCAAGCTTTGAGCATCAGGAAGAAAAATTAGTCCATCATTAAGTTCTATCCTGGGCGGAGGTGATGTTATTTGATTAAATAAAAACGCTGAAGGATTTACAGTCAGTAATTCTGCGTTATTAGCAGGATTAACATTAAAGCTCCCTTGACCGTTAAACTGAATTGCATTAGCAGTAGTAGCAACAAAAGAACCACTAACATTAACAAAAGCAGTAGGACCAAAAATAATTCCGTTTGGATTAATTAAAAATAAATTAGCATCTCCTACAACATCTAACGTTCCCAAGATATTAGAAGAATTTCCACCAGTTACGCGGGTGATAATATTAGTTACCCCTGGATCGCTAAAAGTAACTTGTTGGTCTGAATTAATATTAAATTGAGAAAAGCTATGAAAAAGATTTTCTCCGGCTTGAGTTCCACCTGTAATTTCACA comes from the Gloeocapsopsis sp. IPPAS B-1203 genome and includes:
- a CDS encoding S-layer family protein yields the protein MKHNINLFWIFGNLFLGILPNSVQAQIIPDGTTPTAPAACATVCEITGGTQAGENLFHSFSQFNINSDQQVTFSDPGVTNIITRVTGGNSSNILGTLDVVGDANLFLINPNGIIFGPTAFVNVSGSFVATTANAIQFNGQGSFNVNPANNAELLTVNPSAFLFNQITSPPPRIELNDGLIFLPDAQSLLLLGGNINVVGDLNIEHLVAPSGRLELGGVLGVGAVRLNNINGKNLSLSFPTNIERGDVSISQGIIASVAGDGSGSIAINAKNINIAQSYIQAGVRADFEGTNTQLGNISLNATEGIEIIRATLTNEVQPGTVGNAGDIQIKAGSLLLDEFSNINSTVNSRANGNAGTVLIEAKDVAIANNAGIYTSLLGSAQGDGGDIQINADSLLLENGGSLNAQATTPGSAAGNVYINVNNSVSLAGNESFIGTAASVFASRGGEVNIQTNTLSLTDGASISSNTTDEAGRAGNINITANTVSLANSVVYNDTIGLGDAGNTQINARSLNITDGGSISTSTNGVGNAGNIFINASEFVTLSSANPNAITLSRDIPSTTSSGLFAFTDTNATGRGGNIQVNTGNLNILDGAVISARTRGIAPGGDITVNAANVAATNGGQILTTAFNQGMAGNITVNAANSVNISGSDRTYNDRLQQTPDRVDNDGAASGFLARVRGDAIADAGQIKVTAPSIFLDNQGTISTATTQGAGGQISLQGSNVALRDNSSITATAGTANAGGDGGNIDISTELFFATRNSAVTANAFTGSGGNIRIATQGFFLSPDSVISASSAQGVDGVVEIVVLDDEPSRGLVSLPEQPVDVSNLVAQGCAADTSIATNTSEFIITGRGGLPPTPSEAINANSVLADLGTPIQTQASPTLNTVASDLNNSQPKSLVEAQGWMIGSNGEVVLMAQVPTATTHNPLSTAVACNAP